The Brassica oleracea var. oleracea cultivar TO1000 chromosome C6, BOL, whole genome shotgun sequence genome includes a region encoding these proteins:
- the LOC106298495 gene encoding serine acetyltransferase 1, chloroplastic-like: MAPCIDTFRTCKLQVCHEDDSWFCYMNLFQPVQFPSRAPITTTCHSNSLDGGDVWLKMLEEAKSDVEQEPVLSSYYHASITSHPSLGSALANILSVKLSSLTLPSNTLFEMFISVLEESPEIVESVKQDLLAAKERDPACLSYVHCFLSFKGFLACQAHRIAHKLWSRDRRILALLIQNRVSEAFAVDIHPGAKIGKGILLDHATAVVIGETAVVGDNVSILHGVTLGGTGKQCGDRHPKIGDGVLIGAGTCILGNITIGEGAKIGSESVVLKDVPPRTTAVGNPARLIGGKENPKMIYKFPGLSMDQTSYLTEWSDYVI; this comes from the coding sequence ATGGCTCCCTGCATCGACACTTTCAGAACATGTAAACTCCAGGTTTGTCATGAAGATGACTCTTGGTTCTGTTACATGAATCTCTTCCAACCCGTTCAATTCCCTTCACGAGCACCCATCACAACAACCTGCCACTCGAACTCCCTGGACGGTGGTGATGTCTGGCTCAAGATGCTTGAAGAAGCCAAATCCGACGTTGAGCAAGAACCCGTTTTGTCAAGCTACTATCACGCTTCCATTACATCGCATCCATCGTTAGGTTCTGCTTTGGCGAACATTCTCTCGGTAAAGCTCAGCAGTTTAACCTTACCAAGCAACACCCTTTTCGAGATGTTCATCAGCGTTTTAGAAGAAAGCCCAGAGATCGTGGAATCGGTGAAGCAAGACCTATTAGCTGCAAAGGAAAGAGACCCAGCTTGCTTAAGCTACGTCCATTGCTTCCTAAGCTTCAAAGGCTTTCTCGCTTGCCAAGCTCATCGTATCGCTCACAAGCTCTGGTCTCGAGACAGAAGGATCCTTGCTTTACTCATCCAAAACAGAGTATCCGAAGCTTTCGCCGTCGATATCCATCCGGGAGCCAAGATCGGAAAAGGGATTCTGTTAGACCACGCAACGGCCGTGGTGATCGGAGAAACGGCGGTGGTTGGAGACAACGTTTCGATTCTCCACGGCGTGACGCTGGGAGGAACAGGGAAACAGTGCGGCGATAGGCACCCCAAGATCGGTGATGGGGTCTTGATCGGAGCAGGGACTTGTATACTGGGGAATATAACAATCGGAGAGGGAGCTAAGATTGGATCGGAGTCGGTGGTGCTTAAGGACGTGCCGCCGCGTACGACGGCGGTTGGAAATCCGGCGAGATTGATAGGTGGGAAAGAGAATCCGAAAATGATTTATAAGTTTCCCGGTTTGAGTATGGACCAGACTTCGTATTTAACCGAGTGGTCTGATTATGTCATCTAA
- the LOC106298271 gene encoding uncharacterized protein LOC106298271 isoform X1 gives MSASVFISAAIRRRSVSVAMKVAVIGSGTVSGAVCASTLASNGVSVTIFDSGRGPGGRTSQRREVGEDGKELTFDHGAPFFSVTNSDAMALVHEWESRGFVSQWKQVFGSFDCASNKFLGSIQQEGDANNNKYVGVPGMNSISKALCNQSGVESMFGTGIAKLEWLEEEIPWLLKDSKGQNLGRFDGVVASDKNIVSPRFTQVTGLPPPLDLNLVPELATKLQDIPVLPCFSLMLAFKEPLSLIPAKGLSFKNSEILSWAHCDSTKPGRSTDSERWILHSTPGYASSVIAKTGLQKLSSETLDKISEEMFKEFQCSGLVSSLPFFMKAHRWGSAFPAKSIAVEERCLWDRNRNLAICGDFCVSPNVQGAILSGLAAASKLLQASSCL, from the exons ATGTCAGCCTCAGTTTTTATATCGGCGGCGATTAGGAGGAGGAGCGTTTCCGTGGCAATGAAGGTTGCCGTCATCGGAAGCGGAA CAGTATCAGGAGCAGTGTGCGCATCGACTCTGGCCAGTAATGGAGTCTCCGTCACTATCTTCGACTCCGGTCGTGGTCCCGGTGGCCGCACGTCTCAGAGAAG GGAGGTTGGGGAAGATGGGAAGGAGCTGACGTTCGACCATGGAGCTCCGTTTTTCTCTGTGACCAACTCTGATGCAATGGCCCTTGTTCACGAGTGGGAGTCCAGAGGTTTTGTTTCTCAGTGGAAACAAGTTTTTGGGAGTTTCGATTGTGCCTCCAACAAGTTTCTTGGCAGCATCCAACAG GAAGGGGATGCCAACAACAACAAGTATGTGGGTGTTCCAGGCATGAACTCTATATCAAAGGCCTTGTGCAACCAGTCCG GTGTTGAATCTATGTTTGGAACTGGTATTGCCAAGCTGGAGTGGTTAGAGGAAGAGATACCATGGCTGTTGAAAGATTCTAAAGGACAAAACCTGGGTCGTTTTGATGGAGTGGTTGCTTCTGATAAAAACATTGTTTCTCCAAGGTTTACTCAAGTAACCGGACTCCCACCTCCTCTGG ACTTGAATCTTGTCCCGGAGTTGGCCACTAAGCTGCAAGATATTCCTGTTCTCCCATGCTTTTCTCTTATGCTAGCTTTTAAGGAACCATTGTCTTTG ATACCAGCGAAAGGCTTATCTTTCAAGAATTCTGAGATTTTGAGCTGGGCTCACTGTGATAGCACTAAGCCAGGGCGGTCCACTGATAG TGAAAGATGGATACTGCATTCCACTCCAGGCTATGCCAGCAGTGTTATTGCCAAAACCGGCCTCCAAAAGCTGTCGAGCGAAACACTTGACAAAATATCTGAAGAGATGTTCAAAGAGTTTCAGTGCTCAGGGCTTGTTAGTTCTCTCCCCTTTTTCATGAAAGCCCACAGATG GGGAAGTGCGTTCCCAGCCAAAAGCATAGCCGTAGAGGAGAGGTGTCTCTGGGATAGAAACAGGAACCTAGCAATCTGTGGAGATTTCTGTGTCAGTCCAAACGTCCAAGGTGCCATACTCAGTGGCTTAGCTGCAGCTTCAAAGCTTTTGCAGGCTTCCAGCTGCTTATAG
- the LOC106298271 gene encoding uncharacterized protein LOC106298271 isoform X2 — MSASVFISAAIRRRSVSVAMKVAVIGSGISGAVCASTLASNGVSVTIFDSGRGPGGRTSQRREVGEDGKELTFDHGAPFFSVTNSDAMALVHEWESRGFVSQWKQVFGSFDCASNKFLGSIQQEGDANNNKYVGVPGMNSISKALCNQSGVESMFGTGIAKLEWLEEEIPWLLKDSKGQNLGRFDGVVASDKNIVSPRFTQVTGLPPPLDLNLVPELATKLQDIPVLPCFSLMLAFKEPLSLIPAKGLSFKNSEILSWAHCDSTKPGRSTDSERWILHSTPGYASSVIAKTGLQKLSSETLDKISEEMFKEFQCSGLVSSLPFFMKAHRWGSAFPAKSIAVEERCLWDRNRNLAICGDFCVSPNVQGAILSGLAAASKLLQASSCL, encoded by the exons ATGTCAGCCTCAGTTTTTATATCGGCGGCGATTAGGAGGAGGAGCGTTTCCGTGGCAATGAAGGTTGCCGTCATCGGAAGCGGAA TATCAGGAGCAGTGTGCGCATCGACTCTGGCCAGTAATGGAGTCTCCGTCACTATCTTCGACTCCGGTCGTGGTCCCGGTGGCCGCACGTCTCAGAGAAG GGAGGTTGGGGAAGATGGGAAGGAGCTGACGTTCGACCATGGAGCTCCGTTTTTCTCTGTGACCAACTCTGATGCAATGGCCCTTGTTCACGAGTGGGAGTCCAGAGGTTTTGTTTCTCAGTGGAAACAAGTTTTTGGGAGTTTCGATTGTGCCTCCAACAAGTTTCTTGGCAGCATCCAACAG GAAGGGGATGCCAACAACAACAAGTATGTGGGTGTTCCAGGCATGAACTCTATATCAAAGGCCTTGTGCAACCAGTCCG GTGTTGAATCTATGTTTGGAACTGGTATTGCCAAGCTGGAGTGGTTAGAGGAAGAGATACCATGGCTGTTGAAAGATTCTAAAGGACAAAACCTGGGTCGTTTTGATGGAGTGGTTGCTTCTGATAAAAACATTGTTTCTCCAAGGTTTACTCAAGTAACCGGACTCCCACCTCCTCTGG ACTTGAATCTTGTCCCGGAGTTGGCCACTAAGCTGCAAGATATTCCTGTTCTCCCATGCTTTTCTCTTATGCTAGCTTTTAAGGAACCATTGTCTTTG ATACCAGCGAAAGGCTTATCTTTCAAGAATTCTGAGATTTTGAGCTGGGCTCACTGTGATAGCACTAAGCCAGGGCGGTCCACTGATAG TGAAAGATGGATACTGCATTCCACTCCAGGCTATGCCAGCAGTGTTATTGCCAAAACCGGCCTCCAAAAGCTGTCGAGCGAAACACTTGACAAAATATCTGAAGAGATGTTCAAAGAGTTTCAGTGCTCAGGGCTTGTTAGTTCTCTCCCCTTTTTCATGAAAGCCCACAGATG GGGAAGTGCGTTCCCAGCCAAAAGCATAGCCGTAGAGGAGAGGTGTCTCTGGGATAGAAACAGGAACCTAGCAATCTGTGGAGATTTCTGTGTCAGTCCAAACGTCCAAGGTGCCATACTCAGTGGCTTAGCTGCAGCTTCAAAGCTTTTGCAGGCTTCCAGCTGCTTATAG
- the LOC106298701 gene encoding putative U-box domain-containing protein 58 — protein MDSRRSLAQMNSQTSYGVVGNSNEEKRVIEKARSLLNWLTERNFDKIKDEIVQTIIRASPSAFVIKSLVCFILDMAMVDSTANVLFARLSVHLFHSLPPFPTADCHGEITTFERLFLCKCRMELEHPSPETDRHAPLVYVDESDCWRFIKTVRLLAEIFKNRMLSQTTRQSIIQVLMNPIFPPERNTDSMNCFLSFVGVLADFQFCDENFKQLVQNSRAVELESSYNEQVTLRKEAEDALARNEGALDLMKRLLESYKEDKCKLHLHAQGLEQKYQNESKLRRETECALAIERESIAKVRLQLETLENEHNNLRLKAEELESTYTDELILRKESEIALDKERNELEAMTQVFETCKIEQENLTSQVRTWQDKYDQELSVRKETEDSLSRQKEELGIVKGLLEAYNQEADAMREERDSALQTVQELTRKHLEERQPPPSFYCPITQEVMKDPHFAADGFTYEAEAIDKWFSTGHDTSPMTNLKLPHRNLVPNRALRSAIQDLS, from the exons ATGGATTCTCGCAGGAGTTTGGCCCAG ATGAACTCTCAGACTTCGTATGGAGTTGTAGGGAATTCCAACGAGGAGAAACGAGTTATAGAAAAAGCAAGGAG TTTGCTCAACTGGTTGACTGAGCGGAACTTTGACAAGATAAAGGATGAGATCGTCCAGACCATTATAAGAGCGTCCCCCTCTGCTTTCGTTATCAAG TCTCTAGTGTGTTTCATTTTAGATATGGCGATGGTGGACAGTACTGCCAATGTCTTATTCGCTCGTCTATCCGTCCATCTTTTTCACTCCCTTCCTCCTTTCCCAACAGCTGACTGTCACGGCGAGATTACCACTTTCGAGAGGCTCTTCTTGTGTAAATGCCGAATGGAGCTTGAACACCCATCTCCTGAAACTGATAGGCATGCACCACTTGTTTACGTTGACGAATCTGACTGTTGGAGATTTATCAAGACCGTGCGTCTCTTGGCTGAAATCTTCAAGAATAGGATGCTCTCCCAAACTACTCGCCAAAGTATTATTCAG GTGCTCATGAATCCCATCTTCCCACCTGAGAGGAACACCGATTCTATGAATTGTTTTCTGTCCTTTGTTGGAGTTCTAGCTGACTTTCAATTTTGTGATGAAAATTTCAAGCAGCTAGTGCAAAATTCACGG GCTGTAGAGCTGGAGAGCAGTTACAATGAACAAGTCACGCTTAGGAAGGAAGCAGAAGATGCACTTGCTAGAAATGAAGGAGCACTAGATTTGATGAAACGGCTACTTGAATCTTACAAGGAAGACAAATGTAAATTGCATTTACATGCTCAAGGTTTGGAGCAAAAGTACCAAAATGAGTCAAAGCTTCGGAGAGAAACAGAATGTGCGCTTGCAATAGAAAGGGAGAGCATTGCCAAGGTAAGGCTTCAACTAGAAACTCTGGAAAACGAACACAATAACTTGCGGTTGAAAGCTGAGGAGCTCGAGAGCACCTACACGGACGAGCTGATTCTCAGGAAAGAATCAGAAATTGCACTTGATAAAGAAAGGAATGAGTTGGAGGCGATGACGCAAGTGTTTGAAACTTGTAAGATAGAACAAGAGAACCTGACCTCGCAGGTCAGAACTTGGCAGGACAAATACGACCAAGAGCTGAGCGTTAGGAAAGAAACAGAGGATTCTCTTTCCAGACAAAAAGAAGAGCTTGGGATAGTCAAAGGACTACTAGAAGCATACAACCAAGAAGCAGATGCAATGCGAGAAGAGAGGGATAGTGCTCTCCAAACAGTACAAGAGCTCACAAGAAAGCATTTGGAAGAGCGTCAACCACCGCCCTCTTTTTACTGCCCCATCACACAA GAGGTGATGAAAGATCCACACTTTGCTGCGGATGGATTTACATACGAAGCAGAAGCTATTGATAAATGGTTTAGCACAGGTCACGATACGTCACCCATGACAAATCTCAAGCTTCCTCATCGGAACCTTGTCCCAAACCGCGCTCTCCGGTCTGCTATTCAAGATTTGAGTTGA